The Pecten maximus chromosome 10, xPecMax1.1, whole genome shotgun sequence region CATTGCTTTAAAAGAAAGCATGCTCTGTTCACGAATGGAAATTAGATGTTTGTAaactaacaaacaaatacatacatgtatataatatataatacaatttcatttcaatgCATAAGTCAGATATTTACGAAAATCATTTCCTTCCGATTTGAATCCAATGCAACACTAAATCTTATATGAGTTTTTAATCATATACAGATGGCGTATTATATGAAATTAATTCGAATTAAGTACAAAAGTAGAATAGTTTCCATTTGGTCCGTTCAAGGCCTGttgaaatcataaaaaaatgaatgctAGTACGCAATCCCATCTAATAGTTCATACAATTCATGGTCTGATAAATTCATCACCTATCCCTGGGTTTTAGATATGATTTGAATATTACTCATCACTGGCTATCAACGAGTCTGATAAACGCCAACTTGTCAACTAtttattttcccaaaaaatatttaatcagaTGATTGATGTTTCTTGTATTGTTTTTGCACTGTACCATTTTAattaacattgtattgtattgtattggtcACACTCAATGTTTTCATACTGTGAACTGAAAGGTctttatattcaattttaaccaaagtgttatatactgtttatCATAAATGGACGTGGAGGTTAAAGATTTGACTAATTAAACtataaatcaaaatatagaTTGGTGACCAGTGTCAGTGTTAcctttatttataaatatttgatgttaTCGTCGCCCgataaacaaaaatgtctttGTTGACACGTTATGCTAAGTTACGTACATTGTATGAATGCAATGTATCAATGCTCAATACAGGTACTGAATATTGAGCTATATCGATTGGCAAATAAAGGCAATTGATAATTGTACGGTTAAACAAAGATGCAACTCAAACTATGTTACAATGATTAAATACTGTcgattaaataattatatattccgCCAATAGTACACTCATTGTGTGTAATATTCAATTACAATACgtaaaacatacctgtattcatacatgtatacgtgCAATTATATTTTGTTGATCCACAAGAACTATTTATGACTTTATAGTTTATATGGTCTGCGGatgaatttttacaaaaaaaatctagaTAACATCttaaaagtattttaaatataaaaaaatacttttcttATTCTGCAACTCTTGCGATTGTGATGTCAAAActataaatgtttttatattttgttaatcaATATAAAAACGGCTTTATAGCTTTTAAATAAGATTGTCGGATGAACTACTAACAGCAAAAATCTAGGTAACATCTTAAAagaatttcaaatataaaacatatacttTTTCATTCTGGACCACCTGCGATTGTAATGTAAGAAATGACAACAAAGTCGGTACCGTCATTCAACCATGACGATACAATTGGTTAAATGTACGAAAAGCCATAACAAGTTGTAGTTAGATGCAATGAACGTATGTTAATCTATGAAATAGGTAATATTCTACTAGATTATGCAACAGCGTATCGTATTTAAGTATGGACAAATTAAATACCGTAACTGGGTTTGAACAAACAAAAGTTTGCATGATGATATTACCAAAACAGATAGTAGATAAGTAATGATtataaaaaagaacaaaatcaTATATCTATTGTCTGAagttataataatgataagtgataataatgattatattttgttaataaaaacaACTGCATTAGTCCATTTACGTTTGATGATAGTATTGAAATAAACAGTAGATAAAggataatttttaaaaaggaacacaattatatatatatatgtattgtctaaaacagtaataattattatattaaagtAATAAAATAATTGTGTATACTAAAGTAGGATTGGAGATATTACTAAAGCTACACAAAAAGTCCTGAAAAAAGTCTTTAGACATGTCATGATTTCTAACTTTCAAACAGCTATATGTATAGTACAATTACCTTCCTTAGTATATTGAAGGGGTACTCTTTAATTATCATGTACTTATTAagtataatattttgtataattaatgAATGAAAAAATCAGAACTTTTTTCGATGGGAATCAATTGTAACCTACTTTATTGTGACTTGCATATTTCACAGCTGCAATTAAATTGAATTTCAGTCATACCTTATTTTGTCTCATAAAAAATTTAACATGTCATCAATGTTTCATTCTGTATGCATCAATGGTGAATTTTGTTGTTTAATCGTTGAAATCAAATTCACGTAAATCGACGTAAAGATAAAAACGAgtatatgaaatgttttatatacaatgctGCTTTTTTGTACCAAATTATTGTTAATGAATATCGTTCTTTGGgaataaatatttctttcacagacaatatatttgatactcttaatatacatatatatatcaaaatttgaatacatcttatacacaatattatatatatatatatatatatatatatatcaaaacaggAACACTTTAATCGTTGGAACTGATAATATTATTACTATTCACTCTACTATTCACTCgatattttcttcatttcaCTCGGACGAAATTATATCACTAGAAAGATTTATATCTagtaaaaattacaaaaatgtaataaaaatatttttgtccaTTATTTAACTCAAACAAAACCAGATTGTATGAGAATACGACGTGAGGCGACGCAGACATAAAATTAAGCGAACTAATGCTGGTCATAAATTCAATGTTCCATTCTGAATAACCGAAAATCTtcattgataaaacatttcacaataattttgaaaaaagatGTTCTTAATTAACTTTAATTCAAAAGAAACATTTCTTAAGCAAATAgtgtaatacaaaaaaaaaaattagttctATACCTGCCAAAAAGGGAGGTACACAGAAGACAAAAAAGTGCAAGCGATTTCAATATTTATGAATGAGTCACACtgcattatatataatgatattgtaacATAATAGAACATCTCCTGCAGAGGTAAATATGTGCAAGACGTAATTTGTACACGTTCATAGAACTTTTAAAGCATGTGAGAaaatttaatgtcatttttctCTGGGTGGAAAAGATAAATGGGATCACATCTTTCCACCATATACATGACAAGTTTTAGATATGAATCGATTCATTATCATAGATCACACATTACTATACTGAGAGACAAAACGTAGTCACAGCACAAAATAAAGGTTTCGAAGCATAATATCGTGTCTCCTATTTGTATACGTAACACGTATCGTGGTAACATGTTACGTAAATTCATGATCAAACAAATGTCACAAACTTGTATCTGGGTGTCCATTTCGAGCTCTCTCTAATCCATCCAGTAAGCCGTCGGTGATTTCATCACACAGTCGTTTATTCGGAGTCATGAAGGTGAACACTCTTTTCCTTGTCCTTACCAGTAGCGTCTGTAAACctgaaatgtataaatataattatgttttgtatACGTTATTCATTATACTATTCAACCATTGTATAACGTCAATTTACGATAACCATATTTACAAGTATGAAGTTTTTGAAAGATTACAAGgataaaaaagatgaaaaagtATCGTACAATTTCCTCGCATAGTTATCGTAAATTGCGTGAAGGTGAACAATTTACCGACTGCAAAGCAGTTCATTTCAAATTTGTCTAAAGACAAGCTCAGTTCATCAACCTAAGCAATCAACCAAACAAGATTCACATACATTCTTATCCGTCTTTCATTGATGACGAGATGGTAGACCTTGTAaaaaaagaggggggggggggggggggagagagaagaagaagaagaagaaaaacagGCATTACCATTGCAAACTGCTCTGTCAACTGATTCTATATCCTTCCCATTGAGGTCTCGAGACTGTTGACTGTTCGGTTTACTCCATTTCAGTATTGTTTGGAAACGGTTTCCATCTTTTTTCCGACAAACTGAGAGCTGGACTGCGTGATTCCATCCGTTACGAGTTTGCTTGATAAACTCTCCTGTGTAAAAAGTTTTCGGTTAGAATGATAAACATCCCAAATACAGTTCACAAtgtacaaaaatacaataaaacaccTTGAGTGACATAGTAATGAAACGGTAAGAAACATTGTGTAAAAAGTTTAAGGTTAGAATTTGAAACATCCCAAATACAATTCACAATGTACTTGGTGTTATATGAGCAACTAAAATACCTTGAGTGACATAGTAATATAACTGTACTATTCAGATCAAATCTATTTCTCAACGATTTTCAAGAGCAAACAGACATTCGTTTTACCCGAATTCTTACAAATTTGTACCCAACGACTTTTCACTCAAaatcttttacttttttttttataaaaaaatggTGTTTTCCGTTGCTACCATACTGATATCTAGAAAATAAGAAATGCAATATATGAAGTGTTTTCTAACCCTAGAAGGTATGACTTCAAGACATGCATTGAAATATTTCGCATCATGCTATCCGTAGATTATGCCCTGTAGCTTAAGCTACAATGTACCTATTGACGTTTGCTGGGTTAATGTTAATGTTGTGCCGATTGAGTCAGTCGTTAATTTATTCAAAGATACATTATTGAAATTAATAGATCGAAATGACGTCACAGATTAATAGGGTCCGAAGGTATAGGCGGCAATGGCCATAGGAACTCACATTTCAATTTACCCCCCGTAGCTATTCTAGTTTTCACATAAAGATGCAAATTTCCTAGAATTAATCAATTAGTGCGTCGTTAGCTCTCATGTGAATTCAATGGTCATACGTCGCGACCCATGGTGCAAATCAAGAACTTATTAGGTAGAACAAAAAAGAAGACAAAACTGTTATATTGCGCTTAGGTTAATGGACGTCTTTCAAAAAGACTGGTCTGAATATTCATGCATATCTGTAAGTGTGTATAAGACTACTTGGTTAGCTCAGTTATTACTAAGGAGGCCAACGAATCTTTCTAGGGATTTGACACATTTTTTAGTCATCAGTGAAACGTCTTATCAATTGAATAGTTGTTATACACTGCTCTCCAAAAGTCCTGTTACAattattacataaaatacagCGAAGTTAATGTCGAAGtctttattacaatttgttaGAATCATAACTTCTTAGGATGTTTTTGTTCATGATTTCAAATGtaaatgttcatttttcaaTAGTGCATATGTTTTGTCACAATGGAaatcctcaaaatgcaacattctGGAAATTTCTCCCTTTGTTTAAGATAAATTTCAACACTAaatttatcacattttttttactgttcatcagtcaaacaattacttttatttttcaatagtgCATATGTTTTGTCACAATGGAaatcctcaaaatgcaacattctGGAAATTTCTCCCTTTGTTTAAGATAACTTTCAACACTAaatttatcacattttttttactgttcatcagtcaaacaattacttttatttttgtaggtaacccccccccccccccccccatatttttattcattttagaACAAATTTTGTTGGCTAGCCATTCGATTTAATCGTTCCAAGTGTAACAGAACTTTTGGATGGCAGTGTATATCGTAATTCAAACACATCAAGTTTTGCGAATTTCTTCACAATAATGACAGATTATAACATACGTCTATATTAGTTACCAATGAGATTTCTAGTTTTCCTTCATTTAAGGAATAAGTACTGAAAATGAAATCACTTACCGGAATTCAGATAAACCGGCTGTGTTGACTCTAGTGGCGCTCGGTTGATAACACTTGTCATTCCCTGCATGGTGGAGTCAGTGTGGTCAATCAGATATTCTATTACATTGACAAACATCTGTAAGAGGGATTCTGCTTTAGACTTGGTGATGGCAAGTGTGTTGTATTCAAGCTCCAAACTCATATGTGTGTTTTTGCGATCGTTCATCACCGCAAGCATTGTCTCATACATGTGGTTAGGAGACACCATATTCAACAAATTGACATATCCTTCATTTTCCTTTGTGTTTTCCTTCTGGAAATCTCTGTAAATTAGCATATGTCTCAACACAGAGTCCGGCTCCACTTGCCTCGTACCAACCTCTTTTACTATCTGGCTAAAAGGATACAAACTGCTGTTTAAAATCATTCGAATTTCTTTCCCGTTTTCTGCCAGTATGTTGCTGATTGTACCATCTCTGGGAAAAGTACAAAATAATGGAACTGTGTTTACTAAGCAACCTATTTCCCGTTGAAATTCTGGGAAATGCATTCGCATGTCCGCCAAGGTAAGAACACAGACAGTTTCCGCACCGGTGACTAAGTGAAGAACCATTTGATATGCTGTCATCATTAATTGATACGGGGTAGTTTCATGGTTGCGACAAAATTGTACCAGTTTCATAACAAGTTCCTTGGGTATCTTATCCGTTGTTGTAGATATGTCCTTGTCTTCGAAGTGGTAACTATCAGCGCCAGCCAATGATAACGGTGATAGCTGTTTAGGTATCTTGTTTCTCCAATATGTCTCCAACGCCGTCTCTTGTTCACGTAGTCGTTCCTTCACCTGTCTGGCTATATCTTGTGGTGGTGCAGAAACTTGAACTGGTACTTCTGAATTGATGCTGAAGTTTTTTATATCTTCAAGAACAATCAGTATTGAGGCCATATCAAATGTAAGGTGCGAAAACACCATTCGAATGAAAGACGTTCCATTTCTGTTTTCAAAGATATAACGAAGTGGTAAATCAGCTTCCGGAAGGAATCTGTACAGCGCTAAATCTGATGGTATCCGTTCATTTCTGTCAATTGTTCCTTTTGTGACCACCCGGAAGTCTATTTTCGTTTGTTCAGCCGGCTCTACCAGTCTTGTGTATACATTGCTTGCGTGGCCATCTGTATTATGTACAAAACGAGTCCTCAGTGCTGAGTGTTTCTGCACAACGTGTGTAAGATTAGCTCTCCACAATGTCTCGTCAGCAAAGATCCCGGTTGCTTCAAAGTCACAATAGATGAAGAGACTGAGCGCTTCTGCATTATCAATCATGTATTGGAAGTAATCCTTTTCCATATGCGTAAGGTCATCCGTCACTGTAGAATCGTTGTGGGAACTCTCCACATCATTTGTTCTTTTTATGTTTGCTTCAATGTAGTCAACTACCTTTCCGATGTTGGTCTCCTCGGACAAAAGCAGGACAATCGGGATTGTACAGCCTGTGGCATTGTTGATGGTATTCACAAATGTCATTGCTACCATAGAATCTATTCCGAGATTCATTAGTGAAGTAGAGCTGTTGATCATATCGGCATCTACAGCAAATACTCGTGATGCCACGTCCGTCACAAAGCTTGTGATACCTTCATTGGTATCCAAATCGTGATTGCCGATAATTTCCTCTGATATCGCCTGCATTCTTCTTCCGTTGTCATTGCCCATTACACGTCTAAATCTTCTTCTCACTCTTTCCATTGATTTGTCTGAAAACTGTCGGTCTACCAACGACCAATCGAATATCCCCGCAACTATCTGATTCCCTTCTGACATAAGCATTTTCATCAGTGTGTCTGTAATCTTTCTGACATCAAGAAACATGTAGCCGATTCTTTCTAGTTCCTCTTGGAGGGAATTGTCTGTGGCCATGCCGACAGCCAACGGTCCCCAGTTGATGCTTAACGCAGGCAGGCCTTTCGCAGCTCTGTAATGTGCTAGTGAATCCATGAAGGCATTCCCAGCACTGTAGTTGCTTTGACCTTTATTTCCGAAAATCGATGTCATGGATGAGTGTAAAATgaaaaagtcaaggtcataccGATTCGAAAGTACATGGAGATTCCAGCTTCCGAGAACTTTAGGGAGCAATACTTTTCTAAAGTCAGCATCTGTCTGCTTCGTGAACAATCCGTCATTCAAAACAGCCCCGCCATGGAATATTCCTTTCACAGAATGACGTCCAAATTCACCATCGATTCTGGCGAAAACTTTCTCCAGTGATCTGATGTTTGTAATGTCTGCCGACATTGCCTTTATTGACGTCGAAGTAGCTTTCTCCAGCTTAGTTATTTCTCTAACCTTAGCGGCGTTTGGATGGGATCTTGAAATCGTGACTATCTTTCCAGCGCCAGCTGCTGCAAGGTATTTGAGGATCTCCCATCCTAACCCGGTCAATCCTccaactataatataacaactGTTTCTCCGGAAAAGCTGCTGCATCTTGGATTTCACTCGCATTCCTTCCTGTTTTGCTGATTTCAACTGAACCACAGTTCCTGTTGTGCTACCAATATCACTACTGTTGATCTTAGGTATTTTCCTCCTCAGCCATTTTACAACTTTTGGAATGGTTTCTAAGAGAACTTCAGGGTTCAGTATTTCTTCATTTCTCAATATGTTGAAAAGGATAGCCTTGTGTCTCTTCTTTGCTGTTTGCCAGACTTTCATCCCCCCAAACATTTCTAGGGAGTAGCATGCATTGACCCCTTTTATCTTGTTCAGTAGGGAATCAATTGCAACGAAGTCTACAGCTGTTAGAATCACAACTATGTCAGCATTGAATTGATGAGAGTCAGATTTCTTCAGGCTGTTTAACGTTGTAAAGGTGACTTGGCTTGCCAAAGGTTTTGAAAGCATTGACCGTAGCATTAAACCGGAAGTGTCATCACCATCGCTCACAATAAGCGATTTTCCtttgacaaaatattgtttCATCTGCCATAAGAGAGTGGACGTTAGTAGGAGTCCTGGTTTGTAACTGGGGAGGTCGTCAATTCTCAACATGCATTCTTTTGGCACCTTAACAATGCTTTGTAAGGTGAATTGAGAGCAAGCAGCATACAATCCTTCTAGTTGTTTTGGGGGGGCATTTTCATCTAACTGTGAAGTTACTTTGCCGCAGATTTCAAACGTTATTATATCAAATCCATCCTCCTTTGATGTTTCCCAAATCGGAATGTCATTTTCTGCAGATTGTGTTGTCAGAGAAAACATTGTCTTGTCGTGCAAAACAGCTGTCTCGACTTCCATAAGTAATCCTTTTGGCAGGGATTCATCATCTTGTAGTAAACAAAACTTCTCATTTACGTCATCTGGATGATAGGATTTCAGATGTATTCGGTCGAATGCGCTGAGAGAAATCCATTTGTATTCCCCCGGTTCTTTCTGTTGTCGCACC contains the following coding sequences:
- the LOC117336381 gene encoding polyketide synthase-nonribosomal peptide synthetase hybrid himA-like yields the protein MVSPTGQCQAFSDKADGYARGEGCGIVMLKTKRQALIDGNKIWAAIATGCNQDGRTTTPITAPSSVQQRNLLVKVYSETGINPKDIQYIEAHGTGTPVGDPIETNTLGQFFANKLPDDDNHLDSILLGSVKTNIGHLESAAGAAGLIKVLLMMTQGKIVPSLHFENPNPNIDFDSYRLEVARKMSPWPCHKQGGRLSCVNSFGFGGTNSHAVIKQYPDRNIRNHVKTSKGKHIIAVSGSDITSLGKNLTHLKQNIHKAKYCIEDVSYTSTCRRDHYSYRVALHVETKEEVVSMCNEQLQQLPSIKPPGFSRPNIVFVFCGVGTTWTGMCQEMMKKEDIFKDAVRNIDNILTPLAGWSIFQTLTDGFDITDPLKSHLAIFTCQVALTKLWNHFGIQPDIIVGQSVGEVAAAYAAGALTLEDAVRVIYERSFLLAKATGGTMCVVGNCYVSIVAAVCKKFQGKVSIAVHSSAKACTISGDKDAIEEFIQILEKKSKENILIRPLDVQCAYHSHYTKAASEQLETSLLGLRGVKPKCELISTVTGGKAETNDFVSPGYWAKNVRQPVLFQQAITKAQLDKTFNIYLEIGPKPVLRFHLGDIVGNSNATALPSMTEKKKWEMVRLSLMELYKHGVDLHWKNIVTTGHLTDIPKCLFNQVKLLFESDVTSLKYSGVQTTQSNHLFVERAGGDDIQFKINISPNTTWFLYEHVVSGTIMVPGAFYIDVAMAVCKELVKNKSQKNLSIAAQFLQPLRLSKGEACKAEASVDQFEDELSIYIRKNKETVAKCQITDIKEMSLETVDVEAIRRRCTVRQSASQTYQNLKRLGFAYGNDLQILGDSIKSDDECLVQMTLSDAIFKNIDSTNLHPSILDGLLQTPGVLNVKVNFGTTLLPGGIESIIIRQPPERNMLAFASLVSQTKEKIQYNALLLTEDGRVIAEVRNFFILCIGTNHRDDEDCMYQNHWEELEMKASLTDSLNSNDEPHKSIVISLDRKDAEILDSEISQMSISHILTQGKNLQNTLTQHLQIPDQFQSIIFSVGKVENLDLLTGQEVMQNASENVSTLLHVCQLLVKLKTKLHVLIITEQTQRIDTSHNSVDNIIGSELWGMARTIVREFPLQLTLIDRHVPLRLCSSTITELLVHQNPQLCSEAELLVTRNKVYSNQMVRQQKEPGEYKWISLSAFDRIHLKSYHPDDVNEKFCLLQDDESLPKGLLMEVETAVLHDKTMFSLTTQSAENDIPIWETSKEDGFDIITFEICGKVTSQLDENAPPKQLEGLYAACSQFTLQSIVKVPKECMLRIDDLPSYKPGLLLTSTLLWQMKQYFVKGKSLIVSDGDDTSGLMLRSMLSKPLASQVTFTTLNSLKKSDSHQFNADIVVILTAVDFVAIDSLLNKIKGVNACYSLEMFGGMKVWQTAKKRHKAILFNILRNEEILNPEVLLETIPKVVKWLRRKIPKINSSDIGSTTGTVVQLKSAKQEGMRVKSKMQQLFRRNSCYIIVGGLTGLGWEILKYLAAAGAGKIVTISRSHPNAAKVREITKLEKATSTSIKAMSADITNIRSLEKVFARIDGEFGRHSVKGIFHGGAVLNDGLFTKQTDADFRKVLLPKVLGSWNLHVLSNRYDLDFFILHSSMTSIFGNKGQSNYSAGNAFMDSLAHYRAAKGLPALSINWGPLAVGMATDNSLQEELERIGYMFLDVRKITDTLMKMLMSEGNQIVAGIFDWSLVDRQFSDKSMERVRRRFRRVMGNDNGRRMQAISEEIIGNHDLDTNEGITSFVTDVASRVFAVDADMINSSTSLMNLGIDSMVAMTFVNTINNATGCTIPIVLLLSEETNIGKVVDYIEANIKRTNDVESSHNDSTVTDDLTHMEKDYFQYMIDNAEALSLFIYCDFEATGIFADETLWRANLTHVVQKHSALRTRFVHNTDGHASNVYTRLVEPAEQTKIDFRVVTKGTIDRNERIPSDLALYRFLPEADLPLRYIFENRNGTSFIRMVFSHLTFDMASILIVLEDIKNFSINSEVPVQVSAPPQDIARQVKERLREQETALETYWRNKIPKQLSPLSLAGADSYHFEDKDISTTTDKIPKELVMKLVQFCRNHETTPYQLMMTAYQMVLHLVTGAETVCVLTLADMRMHFPEFQREIGCLVNTVPLFCTFPRDGTISNILAENGKEIRMILNSSLYPFSQIVKEVGTRQVEPDSVLRHMLIYRDFQKENTKENEGYVNLLNMVSPNHMYETMLAVMNDRKNTHMSLELEYNTLAITKSKAESLLQMFVNVIEYLIDHTDSTMQGMTSVINRAPLESTQPVYLNSGEFIKQTRNGWNHAVQLSVCRKKDGNRFQTILKWSKPNSQQSRDLNGKDIESVDRAVCNGLQTLLVRTRKRVFTFMTPNKRLCDEITDGLLDGLERARNGHPDTSL